The following are from one region of the Melitaea cinxia chromosome 7, ilMelCinx1.1, whole genome shotgun sequence genome:
- the LOC123655109 gene encoding uncharacterized protein LOC123655109 encodes MRIIELEYAISQIKWDIIGLAEVRREGYRIEDRGSYLLYYFGKTKGEKGVGFLVKKQRGTEVHEFIALSERVALLQVNIYGTMFSLIQAYAPTTAASEAEIENMYNDLDEAISKCTKNIIFMGDMNAKIGKPEFHERLVMGDYGYGNRNCREDEDDVQKLNSKLETILHSCQRNPEKTRSNLKNPNIITQEIKDFNIEKYTLKNKKNKTKQEKIALKKTGGIKKAYREIDNTKQLMTQLFDSSGTIVTHRRDLMKVTTNFYKDLYKNANKTEETPLHKIHNNDSVPQILESEVDLSIKNLKLGKSPGPDGVTNEMIKTGKKKH; translated from the exons ATGAGAATAATTGAATTAGAATACGCTATATCACAAATTAAATGGGATATCATTGGATTAGCAGAAGTTAGAAGAGAGGGATATAGAATAGAAGATAGGGGCAGCTACctactttattattttggtaAAACAAAAGGCGAAAAAGGAGTGggatttttagtaaaaaaacaaagaGGGACAGAAGTACACGAGTTTATCGCCTTATCGGAGAGAGTTGCTCTACTTCAAGTTAATATCTACGGAACTATGTTTAGTCTTATACAAGCCTACGCCCCCACTACTGCAGCTTCCGAAGCAGAGATAGAGAATATGTACAATGATCTAGATGAAGCCATCAGTAAATgcactaaaaatataatatttatgggAGACATGAATGCTAAAATAGGAAAACCAGAGTTCCACGAGCGCTTAGTAATGGGAGACTATGGCTACGGTAATAGGAACTGTAGAG AAGACGAAGATGACGTACAAAAGTTGAATAGTAAACTAGAAACAATACTGCATAGTTGCCAGAGGAACCCCGAAAAAACTAGATCTAACTTAAAAAACCCAAATATCATTACACAAGAAATCAAAGACTTTAATATAGAGAAATATACTctcaaaaataagaaaaataaaactaaacaagaaaaaatagcactGA AAAAAACTGGTGGTATTAAAAAGGCCTATAGAGAAATAGATAATACAAAACAGCTAATGACACAGCTCTTTGACAGCTCCGGAACTATTGTCACGCATAGACGCGACTTGATGAAGGTGACTACCAATTTCTACAAAGATCTCTATAAAAACGCAAACAAGACCGAAGAAACCCCTCTACACAAGATACACAATAATGACTCGGTACCACAAATTCTAGAAAGTGAAGTggatttatctataaaaaacttaaaattggGAAAAAGTCCAGGTCCAGATGGAGTGACGAATGAGATGATCAAaactggaaaaaaaaaacattaa